A window of Bacillus toyonensis BCT-7112 genomic DNA:
CCTTGCAATTTTCTTGGACCAAATGGAACTACTACACGCATTCCTGTCTGTACAATATCTTCCCATTTTCTAGGGATAATGTAATCAAACGGTCTATCTGTCTGACGGGCAGGTACATCAACAATTACACTTGCAAATTTCATAAACGATCATCTTCTAACATCATTTCAATTTGCTTTAATATTTCGCGAGCTACCTCTTTCTTTGTTAAAAGTGGCAACTCAATAACTTTTCCATCTTTTCTATACATTGTTACAATGTTCGTATCTGTGCCAAATCCAGCTCCTTGCGCTTTTACATCATTCGCAACAATCATATTCGCATTTTTCTCACGTAACTTTTTCGTTGCGTATTCCTCTACGTTTGTCGTTTCAGCAGCAAAACCGATAAGTAACTGTTTACCCTTCTTCTCACCTAGCGTTTTTAAAATATCTACCGTTCTCTCTAATTCAATTACAGCATCACCATTCTGCTTTTTCATTTTATTATCATGAACATATTTCGGGCGATAATCTGCAACAGCTGCTGTTTTGATGACAACATCTACATTTTGATAATGTTGAAGGACTGCTTCTAACATATCCTGCGCTGAATCCACTTGTATCGTTGTTACATGTAGTGGCGGATTTAATGCCGTCGGCCCCGAAACAAGTATGACATCAGCCCCTAAGTTCGCTGCTACTTCTGCAATCGCATACCCCATTTTTCCAGAAGAAAAATTCGTCATAAAACGAACTGGATCAATCTTTTCACGCGTCGGGCCAGCAGTTATT
This region includes:
- the coaBC gene encoding bifunctional phosphopantothenoylcysteine decarboxylase/phosphopantothenate--cysteine ligase CoaBC, with the translated sequence MLKGKKILLCVTGGIAVFKAAALTSKLTQAGAIVKVIMSESAIKFVTPLTFQALSRHDVYTDTFDEKDSAVIAHIDLADWADVVLVAPATANCIGKLAGGIADDMITTTLLATTAPVWIAPAMNVHMYENKIVQKNMMTLKTLGYTFIEPGEGFLACGYVAKGRLEEPEAIIARLEEAFTEQKPLQGKKMLITAGPTREKIDPVRFMTNFSSGKMGYAIAEVAANLGADVILVSGPTALNPPLHVTTIQVDSAQDMLEAVLQHYQNVDVVIKTAAVADYRPKYVHDNKMKKQNGDAVIELERTVDILKTLGEKKGKQLLIGFAAETTNVEEYATKKLREKNANMIVANDVKAQGAGFGTDTNIVTMYRKDGKVIELPLLTKKEVAREILKQIEMMLEDDRL